A DNA window from Desulfurella sp. contains the following coding sequences:
- the cobT gene encoding nicotinate-nucleotide--dimethylbenzimidazole phosphoribosyltransferase, whose product MNLKDIVSNITPINEDVLEKAKEKTSRLIMPYRALGYVNDISEKLCAIYSTLEPKIENKGIFVMAADHGVAEENVSAYPQEVTCEMIKAFIEGVATINALARLNNCFTIIADVGSLCDWKNISNLQKNTLIVNKVKSSTNNFTKQCAMTRKEAIQSIMIGFDIANEYIHSKKLNLIAAGDMGISNTTAASAIGACITKNEVELMTGQGTLITDEMLKNKVSIIKKAINLHKPDPDDAIDVLSKIGGFEIGAIAGVILAACYNKIPVVIDGLISTSAALLAYKLNPVTKQYMFAGHLSKEKGHNLMLSYLDLKPILQLDMRLGEGSGAVLSMPIIEAAAKIITEVATFEQAKVSKSNL is encoded by the coding sequence ATGAATTTAAAAGACATAGTATCCAACATTACACCGATCAATGAAGATGTATTAGAGAAAGCAAAAGAAAAAACTTCACGACTTATTATGCCATATAGAGCTCTTGGATATGTAAATGACATATCCGAAAAATTATGTGCTATTTACTCAACGCTTGAGCCAAAAATAGAAAATAAAGGCATTTTTGTAATGGCAGCTGATCATGGCGTAGCCGAAGAAAATGTTAGTGCATATCCGCAAGAGGTTACTTGTGAAATGATAAAAGCTTTTATTGAAGGTGTTGCTACAATCAATGCACTTGCAAGGCTAAACAATTGTTTTACCATAATTGCAGATGTTGGAAGTTTATGCGATTGGAAAAATATTTCAAACTTACAAAAAAACACTCTTATAGTAAATAAAGTCAAAAGTAGCACAAATAATTTTACAAAACAGTGTGCAATGACCAGAAAAGAAGCTATACAATCCATAATGATTGGCTTTGATATAGCAAACGAGTACATTCATTCAAAAAAACTAAACCTAATTGCAGCAGGTGATATGGGTATCTCAAATACAACAGCAGCTAGTGCAATTGGAGCTTGTATAACAAAAAATGAAGTAGAGCTTATGACAGGACAAGGCACACTCATTACAGATGAAATGCTAAAAAATAAGGTTTCAATAATTAAAAAGGCCATAAACCTTCACAAACCAGATCCAGATGATGCCATAGACGTATTATCAAAAATAGGAGGCTTTGAAATTGGCGCAATAGCAGGCGTTATTTTGGCTGCTTGTTACAATAAAATACCTGTAGTTATTGATGGACTAATTTCTACATCTGCAGCGCTTTTGGCTTACAAATTAAATCCAGTAACAAAACAATATATGTTTGCTGGACATTTATCGAAAGAAAAAGGCCATAATTTAATGCTTTCTTATCTTGACTTAAAGCCAATATTACAGCTTGATATGAGGTTAGGCGAGGGCAGTGGTGCGGTTCTATCCATGCCAATTATTGAAGCAGCAGCTAAAATTATCACAGAAGTTGCTACGTTTGAGCAAGCTAAAGTTAGCAAAAGCAATTTGTAA
- a CDS encoding acyl-CoA dehydrogenase family protein, translating to MIDFTFTQEQEDFRKQVADFTASKIAPKAKEMEQNKTADKEVVEAIKQAKLTGVFIPKEYGGLGLGYVARLIALEEIAKVSPGVSMMLQIFGLGIEPILKSGNDDQKQRYLPGLSSGEKLATVAVTETTGGSDPTGIETTYTKEGNYYILNGRKIMLTNAPVANTFVVLAKDPNNPKAFSTFIIEDNFEGFKRGKDWNEIGLHGCSVGEILLQNCKVPQENLLGEEGKGMRVAMSAIGEVGRGGMVGVGLGIISTLLEQSVNFSKKRILYGKPISNLQTIQNKLAQMKLDLEISRLLGYRAASMQDKGQRCDLEFAMAKYYTTEAAQRCAKMAVDIHGGYGVVEESIVTRFLRDSFVLGPSAGTSDIMMVIIARAAIG from the coding sequence ATGATTGATTTTACTTTTACACAAGAACAGGAAGATTTTAGAAAACAAGTTGCAGACTTTACAGCCAGCAAAATTGCACCTAAAGCAAAAGAAATGGAACAAAACAAGACTGCAGACAAAGAAGTGGTAGAAGCTATAAAGCAGGCAAAGCTTACAGGTGTATTTATACCAAAAGAGTATGGCGGCTTAGGTCTTGGTTATGTTGCAAGGCTTATTGCTTTGGAAGAAATAGCTAAAGTTTCACCTGGTGTTTCCATGATGCTCCAGATATTTGGCCTTGGCATTGAGCCTATTTTAAAATCAGGCAATGATGATCAAAAACAAAGGTACCTTCCAGGCCTTTCAAGTGGTGAGAAACTCGCTACGGTAGCAGTAACTGAAACTACAGGCGGATCAGATCCAACTGGCATAGAAACAACTTATACAAAAGAAGGCAATTATTACATACTAAACGGAAGAAAAATAATGCTAACAAATGCCCCAGTTGCCAATACATTTGTAGTATTGGCAAAAGACCCAAATAACCCAAAAGCTTTTTCTACATTCATTATTGAAGATAATTTTGAAGGTTTCAAAAGGGGCAAAGACTGGAATGAAATAGGGCTTCATGGATGCAGTGTAGGTGAGATCTTGCTGCAAAACTGTAAAGTCCCTCAAGAAAACCTACTTGGTGAAGAAGGTAAAGGTATGAGGGTAGCAATGAGCGCAATTGGCGAAGTAGGCAGAGGTGGTATGGTAGGCGTAGGTCTTGGCATAATTTCCACGCTTTTAGAACAATCGGTTAATTTCTCAAAAAAACGCATATTGTATGGCAAGCCTATAAGCAACCTTCAAACAATACAAAATAAACTTGCACAGATGAAACTGGATCTTGAGATTTCAAGACTACTTGGCTATAGAGCAGCCAGTATGCAAGATAAAGGCCAAAGGTGTGATTTAGAGTTTGCAATGGCAAAATACTACACAACAGAAGCAGCCCAAAGATGTGCAAAAATGGCTGTAGATATACATGGTGGCTATGGTGTAGTTGAAGAATCTATCGTTACAAGATTCTTAAGAGATTCTTTTGTACTTGGACCATCTGCTGGAACATCTGATATAATGATGGTTATTATTGCAAGAGCTGCCATAGGGTGA
- a CDS encoding 4-hydroxyphenylacetate 3-hydroxylase N-terminal domain-containing protein: protein MKTAQEYKESLKKMRPNIYKFGKLIEDVTTDPATKRTVESHSRCFAAAYEPEYEEIFTTISNFTGEKIFRFNSLMMSEADVIGNSKLKRACYRLTGTCTGAVCVGWNCQNTLYAVTYDMDKEYNTNYHQRLESWIKYAQENSLAVAGALTDPKGDRSKKPSQQADLDSNLRIVEVKKDGIVIRGAKVMICGVAASNEIFLLPGGVYGESDKDFAVACVVPRDIDGLTIVETTRPSDLRELEDNFDMPQTGITQAYLMFDNVFVPNERVFMCGEYKYTRDVINYFTSTYRACIGACVAGQGDVMIGAAVLMARANGLSSRVFFDKLINMSINNEVTYGLGIGAIALGKKHPSGVYFPDQLLANVNKVQVATLPYETKRLTQDIAGGIGETGCLPSCQDIENPQYGQLIEKYLKAGEGSGKTRAKIARLIEWLTLGAGVPGTMHGGGSPDGARLFIRALTPFDKYVDYAKKIMNIEEDVKEPEKAK, encoded by the coding sequence ATGAAAACAGCACAAGAATACAAAGAGTCATTAAAAAAGATGAGACCCAATATCTACAAGTTTGGAAAGCTTATAGAAGACGTAACAACTGATCCGGCAACAAAAAGAACTGTAGAAAGCCATAGTAGATGTTTTGCGGCAGCATATGAGCCTGAGTACGAAGAAATATTTACTACTATTTCAAATTTTACGGGAGAAAAAATTTTTAGGTTTAATTCACTAATGATGTCTGAAGCGGATGTAATAGGAAATTCGAAGTTAAAAAGAGCATGTTATAGACTTACTGGAACTTGTACTGGAGCTGTTTGTGTAGGATGGAATTGCCAAAATACATTGTATGCTGTAACTTATGATATGGATAAGGAATACAATACTAATTACCATCAAAGATTGGAGTCGTGGATTAAGTATGCTCAAGAAAATAGTTTAGCTGTAGCAGGTGCTCTAACTGATCCCAAAGGCGATCGCAGCAAGAAACCATCGCAACAAGCTGATCTTGATAGTAATCTTAGAATTGTAGAAGTTAAAAAAGATGGCATAGTCATACGTGGTGCTAAAGTAATGATTTGTGGTGTAGCTGCTTCAAATGAAATTTTTTTATTGCCCGGTGGAGTATATGGGGAATCTGACAAAGATTTTGCAGTAGCTTGCGTAGTACCCCGCGATATTGATGGTTTAACAATAGTAGAAACAACGCGTCCAAGCGACTTAAGAGAACTTGAAGATAATTTCGATATGCCTCAAACAGGTATTACTCAAGCTTACCTTATGTTCGATAATGTTTTTGTGCCCAATGAAAGAGTATTTATGTGTGGAGAGTACAAATATACACGAGATGTCATAAACTATTTCACTTCAACATATCGTGCCTGTATCGGAGCTTGTGTTGCAGGACAAGGGGACGTAATGATTGGTGCTGCTGTTTTAATGGCTAGAGCCAATGGTTTATCTTCAAGAGTGTTTTTTGACAAACTTATCAATATGTCAATAAATAATGAGGTTACATACGGTCTTGGTATTGGTGCGATTGCATTGGGGAAAAAGCATCCATCTGGAGTATATTTCCCAGATCAATTGTTGGCTAATGTTAATAAAGTTCAAGTAGCAACTCTTCCATACGAAACTAAACGTTTAACACAAGACATAGCAGGAGGTATTGGTGAAACAGGCTGTCTTCCTTCCTGTCAAGATATTGAAAATCCTCAATACGGTCAACTTATAGAGAAATATTTAAAGGCAGGAGAAGGTTCAGGAAAAACTCGCGCAAAAATCGCAAGATTAATAGAATGGCTTACGCTTGGTGCTGGAGTCCCTGGTACAATGCACGGAGGAGGTTCACCTGATGGTGCTCGTCTTTTTATTAGGGCTTTAACTCCTTTTGATAAATATGTAGACTATGCAAAAAAAATAATGAATATCGAAGAAGATGTCAAAGAACCTGAAAAAGCAAAATAA